In Aestuariibaculum lutulentum, one DNA window encodes the following:
- a CDS encoding ATP-dependent Clp protease ATP-binding subunit, producing MDDNFSPRVKDVIAYSKEEALRLGHDFIGTEHLMLGLLRDGDGKAINILNALDVDLNHLRRKVEILSPANPNIAAATNQKKNLHLTRQAERALKTTFLEAKLFQSSSINTAHLLLCILRNENDPTTKLLNKLKIDYDNVKEQFKFMITNDNEYIEPKAESFQDDTSSDDDASKDIFNSPTGKTNKKSKTPVLDNFGRDLTALAEEGKLDPVVGREKEIERVSQILSRRKKNNPLLIGEPGVGKSAIAEGLALRIIKRKVSRILFNKRVVTLDLASLVAGTKYRGQFEERMKAVMNELEKNDDVILFIDEIHTIVGAGGATGSLDASNMFKPALARGEIQCIGATTLDEYRQYIEKDGALERRFQKVIVEPTSVSETIEILNNIKAKYEEHHNVDYTPEAIEACVKLTNRYMTERFLPDKAIDALDEAGSRVHITNIEVPKQIIELEKQLEAIKETKNAVVRKQKYEEAAKLRDDEKRIEKELAVAQEKWEEDTKQHREVVTEENVADVVSMMTGIPVNKIAQTEINKLADLPNLIKGKVIGQDEAVAKVVKAIQRNRAGLKDPNKPIGSFIFLGQTGVGKTQLAKVLSRELFDSEDSLIRIDMSEYMEKFAISRLIGAPPGYVGYEEGGQLTEKVRRKPYAVILLDEIEKAHPDVFNMLLQVLDDGYLTDSLGRKIDFRNTIIIMTSNIGARKLKDFGTGIGFGTSSQKAQEDANAKSVIENALKKSFAPEFLNRIDDVIMFNALEKEDINKIIDIELSKLLVRIKDLGYILKLSDKAKDYIAEKGFDKQYGARPLKRAIQKYIEDALAEEIITSHVEEGDTIAIDLNDTTQELDISIQKAENNPTES from the coding sequence ATGGATGATAATTTTTCACCAAGAGTAAAAGACGTAATTGCCTACAGCAAAGAAGAAGCGCTTCGTTTGGGTCATGATTTTATTGGCACCGAACATTTGATGCTTGGGTTATTACGCGATGGAGACGGTAAGGCTATAAATATTCTAAACGCTTTAGATGTGGATTTAAATCATCTAAGACGAAAAGTTGAAATATTAAGTCCTGCGAACCCTAATATTGCGGCAGCTACAAACCAAAAAAAGAACCTGCACCTTACTAGGCAAGCAGAACGCGCGCTAAAAACAACCTTTTTAGAAGCTAAACTGTTTCAAAGTTCTTCTATCAACACTGCACACCTTTTACTGTGTATTTTAAGAAACGAGAACGACCCCACTACCAAGCTTTTAAATAAGCTAAAAATTGACTACGATAATGTTAAAGAACAATTTAAATTTATGATTACAAACGATAATGAATATATAGAGCCAAAAGCAGAATCGTTTCAAGATGATACGAGTTCTGATGATGATGCGTCAAAAGACATTTTCAACAGCCCAACAGGTAAAACCAATAAGAAGTCTAAAACACCTGTTTTAGACAACTTCGGTCGCGACCTTACCGCTTTAGCGGAAGAAGGTAAACTAGATCCTGTTGTTGGAAGAGAAAAGGAAATTGAGCGTGTATCGCAAATTTTAAGTCGTCGCAAAAAGAACAACCCGCTTTTAATTGGTGAACCCGGAGTTGGTAAATCTGCCATCGCCGAAGGTTTAGCACTTAGAATCATTAAACGAAAAGTGTCCAGAATTCTTTTCAATAAACGTGTGGTGACTTTAGATTTGGCAAGTTTAGTTGCCGGAACCAAGTACCGTGGACAGTTCGAAGAGCGTATGAAAGCCGTTATGAACGAGCTAGAAAAAAATGACGATGTTATTTTATTCATCGACGAAATTCATACCATTGTTGGCGCAGGTGGCGCAACCGGAAGTCTAGATGCTTCCAACATGTTTAAACCTGCATTGGCTAGAGGTGAAATTCAATGTATTGGTGCTACTACACTTGATGAATACAGACAGTATATCGAAAAAGATGGTGCTTTAGAGCGTCGTTTCCAAAAGGTTATTGTGGAGCCTACAAGTGTTTCTGAAACCATTGAGATTTTAAATAACATTAAAGCAAAATACGAAGAACACCATAATGTGGATTACACTCCTGAAGCTATTGAAGCCTGTGTGAAATTAACAAACCGTTATATGACGGAGCGTTTCTTACCAGACAAGGCAATCGACGCTTTAGATGAGGCTGGTTCACGTGTTCACATCACAAACATCGAAGTTCCTAAACAAATTATCGAGCTTGAAAAACAGCTTGAAGCTATTAAGGAAACCAAAAATGCTGTGGTAAGAAAACAGAAATACGAAGAGGCTGCTAAGCTTAGAGATGATGAAAAACGTATTGAAAAAGAGTTAGCTGTTGCACAGGAAAAATGGGAAGAAGACACCAAGCAGCATCGCGAAGTGGTTACTGAAGAAAACGTTGCCGACGTCGTTTCGATGATGACTGGCATTCCTGTAAACAAAATAGCGCAAACTGAAATTAATAAACTTGCCGATTTACCAAACTTAATTAAAGGTAAAGTTATTGGTCAGGATGAAGCAGTTGCTAAAGTTGTAAAAGCCATTCAGCGTAATCGTGCCGGACTTAAAGATCCGAATAAACCAATTGGTTCATTTATATTTTTAGGTCAGACGGGAGTTGGTAAAACACAGTTAGCCAAAGTGTTATCCAGAGAGTTATTTGACAGTGAAGATTCATTAATTAGAATCGACATGAGCGAATACATGGAGAAATTTGCCATCTCTAGATTAATTGGAGCACCTCCAGGATACGTGGGTTACGAAGAAGGTGGTCAGTTAACTGAAAAAGTTAGACGTAAACCTTATGCTGTAATTTTATTAGACGAAATCGAAAAAGCACACCCTGACGTATTCAACATGTTACTTCAGGTGCTTGACGACGGGTATTTAACAGACAGTTTAGGTCGTAAAATCGATTTCAGAAACACAATCATCATTATGACTTCAAACATTGGAGCTCGTAAACTTAAAGATTTTGGTACAGGAATCGGGTTCGGAACATCATCGCAAAAAGCTCAGGAAGACGCCAATGCGAAGAGTGTTATTGAAAACGCACTTAAAAAATCGTTTGCTCCTGAATTCTTAAACAGAATTGATGATGTCATCATGTTTAATGCACTTGAAAAAGAAGACATCAACAAGATTATAGATATCGAATTAAGCAAACTTTTAGTTCGTATTAAAGATTTAGGATACATCTTAAAACTAAGTGATAAAGCTAAAGATTATATTGCTGAAAAAGGCTTCGATAAACAATACGGTGCTAGACCTTTAAAACGTGCCATCCAAAAATACATTGAAGATGCACTTGCTGAAGAAATCATCACTTCTCATGTTGAAGAAGGTGATACCATTGCTATCGATTTAAACGATACAACTCAGGAATTAGATATCAGTATTCAAAAAGCTGAAAATAATCCAACAGAATCATAA
- a CDS encoding nuclear transport factor 2 family protein, translating into MKKLAIICMMVPSLIMYSQTKKNGTIYIEHPAIKVVEDMTKAFVEGDTVKVASYLADDFKAYNGMNTDPDNEGVDKSRYLKQVAFWKNNTSYLSIERAKGAYPDALEYKESGLWVQTWDFLKGVHDKTGVKLNMQLHRLFVINDDNKIKMVITYDDGTVFDAIGQARDVRTNGTIYNEHEYINKVRRMVSALENADVEKGFSYFTENAKFSNLDMADGETHTLAEEKEGFTKMLEDWTIDAIDVVGYPDYLEYEIWGGKVVQSWWKVRMTRKKDDKKFVLPMMLTHNFNDDGMIVREIGYYTMKALMD; encoded by the coding sequence ATGAAAAAACTCGCTATTATCTGCATGATGGTACCCTCACTCATCATGTACTCTCAGACAAAAAAAAACGGAACTATTTACATTGAACATCCTGCCATTAAAGTTGTAGAAGACATGACTAAGGCTTTTGTTGAAGGCGATACTGTTAAAGTTGCCAGTTATTTAGCAGACGATTTTAAAGCCTATAATGGTATGAATACCGACCCCGATAACGAAGGCGTCGATAAAAGCCGATATCTGAAACAAGTGGCCTTCTGGAAAAATAACACATCATATTTAAGTATTGAACGAGCTAAGGGAGCCTATCCTGATGCTTTAGAGTATAAAGAATCGGGGTTGTGGGTGCAAACCTGGGATTTTTTAAAAGGTGTTCACGACAAAACGGGGGTGAAATTAAATATGCAACTCCACAGGTTATTTGTTATAAATGATGATAACAAAATTAAGATGGTGATTACCTATGACGATGGTACTGTGTTTGATGCTATCGGTCAGGCACGAGACGTAAGAACAAATGGTACAATTTATAATGAGCACGAATACATAAATAAAGTACGTCGTATGGTAAGTGCGCTTGAAAATGCCGATGTAGAAAAAGGCTTTAGTTACTTCACCGAAAATGCAAAATTTTCGAATTTAGATATGGCTGATGGCGAAACTCATACTTTAGCCGAAGAGAAAGAAGGCTTTACAAAAATGCTGGAAGACTGGACTATTGATGCTATTGATGTGGTGGGTTATCCAGATTATTTAGAGTACGAAATTTGGGGAGGCAAAGTCGTGCAATCCTGGTGGAAAGTTAGAATGACGCGTAAAAAAGACGACAAGAAATTTGTGCTACCAATGATGTTGACTCATAATTTTAATGATGACGGCATGATTGTTAGAGAAATAGGGTATTACACCATGAAAGCTTTAATGGATTAA
- a CDS encoding MFS transporter, with product MKQLEKGSKKLLNAWAFYDWANSVYSLVIASAIFPIFYGALFRIADIEKVSVFGGEISRAPLISYTTSLAFVFIAIVTPLISGVADYLGNKKVFMKFFCYLGGVSCIGLYWFSLEHIYFSLACYFFGLVGFWVSFAINNSYLPDIAFTNQQDKISAKGFSLGYIGSVILLLLNLAMVMKPDFFGITTDESGAAEIKAMKYSFVSVGIWWILFSQYSFYYLPKGNKKGTESPKKNIILNGFKELKLVWNQLAHNVKLKRYLGAFFVYSMAVQTVMLIATYFGEEEIDWGSDTERTIGLIVSILVIQVVAILGAVVTARISKVFGNIKTLIGINVIWAIICVYAYYVITPMDFYIAAGFVGIVMGGIQALSRSTYSKFLPETKDTTSFFSFYDVAEKIGIIIGTFLYGFVAQFTGSMRNAVLFLFIFFFAGIVLLFRVPKEVDMK from the coding sequence ATGAAGCAATTAGAAAAAGGAAGTAAGAAACTATTAAATGCGTGGGCTTTTTACGATTGGGCAAATTCGGTTTATAGTTTAGTTATCGCATCGGCTATATTTCCTATTTTTTATGGTGCGCTTTTTAGAATTGCAGACATAGAAAAAGTATCAGTATTTGGAGGTGAAATCTCAAGAGCACCTTTAATTAGTTACACCACATCTTTGGCTTTTGTTTTTATAGCTATTGTAACACCCTTGATTTCTGGAGTTGCCGATTATTTAGGAAATAAGAAGGTTTTCATGAAGTTTTTCTGTTATCTGGGTGGTGTTTCATGTATAGGTTTATATTGGTTTTCATTGGAACATATTTATTTCAGTCTGGCGTGTTACTTTTTTGGCTTAGTCGGTTTTTGGGTAAGTTTTGCTATTAATAATTCGTATTTACCCGATATAGCATTCACCAATCAACAAGATAAAATTAGTGCCAAAGGATTTTCATTAGGCTATATAGGAAGCGTGATACTTTTGTTGCTAAACTTGGCTATGGTTATGAAGCCTGATTTTTTTGGTATCACTACAGATGAAAGTGGAGCAGCCGAGATTAAAGCTATGAAGTATTCTTTCGTATCTGTTGGGATTTGGTGGATATTATTCAGTCAGTATTCATTTTACTATTTGCCAAAAGGAAACAAAAAGGGAACTGAAAGTCCGAAGAAGAATATTATCTTAAACGGTTTCAAAGAATTAAAATTAGTTTGGAATCAATTGGCTCACAATGTAAAACTGAAGCGTTATTTAGGCGCCTTTTTCGTGTATAGTATGGCAGTTCAAACGGTTATGTTAATCGCTACTTATTTTGGTGAAGAAGAAATTGATTGGGGAAGCGATACCGAGCGTACAATAGGATTAATTGTGAGTATTTTGGTGATTCAAGTGGTTGCTATTTTAGGAGCTGTGGTTACAGCGAGAATTTCAAAAGTGTTTGGAAACATAAAAACCCTAATTGGTATCAACGTTATTTGGGCGATAATTTGTGTGTATGCGTATTATGTTATCACGCCAATGGATTTCTATATCGCGGCCGGTTTTGTGGGTATTGTTATGGGCGGAATTCAAGCGTTATCAAGATCGACATATTCTAAATTTCTTCCTGAAACTAAAGACACGACGTCGTTTTTTAGTTTTTACGATGTCGCTGAAAAGATAGGTATTATCATTGGAACATTTTTGTACGGTTTTGTAGCACAGTTTACCGGAAGTATGCGTAATGCCGTGTTGTTTTTATTTATATTCTTTTTTGCAGGGATTGTACTCTTGTTTAGAGTCCCAAAAGAAGTTGATATGAAATAA
- a CDS encoding DUF1572 family protein: protein MESYLTSIIKQFEYYKNLGDKTFNQLTFDEISWQSSEDSNSISIIAKHMVGNMLSRWTNFLAVDGEKSWRNREDEFIASYTSKEDMIASWESGWHCLFKAITPLTTPDLETIIYIRNEGHTVLEAINRQLAHYSYHTGQIVFLGKLLKGEDWESLSIPKGQSSTYNTKKFNQEKSRKHFTDDL from the coding sequence ATGGAAAGTTATTTAACCAGTATTATTAAGCAGTTTGAATACTACAAAAATTTGGGAGACAAAACCTTTAATCAGCTGACTTTTGATGAAATTTCCTGGCAAAGTAGTGAGGACTCCAATAGTATTTCGATTATTGCCAAACATATGGTTGGCAATATGTTAAGCCGCTGGACTAATTTTTTAGCCGTAGACGGCGAGAAATCGTGGCGCAATCGAGAAGATGAATTTATTGCTTCTTACACCTCAAAAGAAGACATGATCGCATCCTGGGAAAGTGGCTGGCATTGTTTATTTAAAGCGATTACACCACTAACAACTCCAGATTTAGAAACTATTATTTACATTAGAAATGAAGGACATACAGTTTTAGAGGCCATCAATCGGCAATTAGCACATTACTCTTACCATACTGGCCAAATTGTATTTTTAGGAAAATTATTAAAAGGTGAAGACTGGGAATCTTTATCAATTCCGAAAGGCCAATCTTCAACATATAATACTAAAAAATTTAATCAGGAAAAATCAAGAAAGCATTTTACCGATGATTTATAA
- the msrB gene encoding peptide-methionine (R)-S-oxide reductase MsrB, giving the protein MKNILLLTLSIVLFSCNGNAQKESKISYEVSKTDTEWKQLLTEREYHVMRKSGTEPAFSSPLNKNYEKGTYVCKACNTPLFKSANKFDSGTGWPSFDQEIKGNVAYSNDSHSIYGTEEHCAKCGGHLGHVFNDGPRNTTGKRHCINGVALKFIPEKK; this is encoded by the coding sequence ATGAAAAATATATTGCTTCTTACCTTATCTATAGTTTTATTCAGCTGTAACGGCAACGCTCAAAAAGAAAGCAAAATCAGCTATGAAGTTTCTAAAACAGATACTGAATGGAAACAACTATTAACTGAACGGGAATACCATGTGATGCGCAAGTCTGGAACAGAGCCTGCCTTTTCAAGCCCCTTAAATAAAAACTACGAAAAAGGGACTTATGTTTGTAAAGCCTGCAATACCCCGCTTTTTAAGAGCGCCAATAAATTTGATTCAGGAACGGGATGGCCAAGTTTCGATCAGGAAATAAAAGGCAATGTTGCTTACTCTAACGACTCGCATTCTATATATGGAACAGAAGAACATTGTGCTAAATGTGGGGGTCATTTAGGTCATGTGTTTAACGACGGCCCGAGAAATACCACAGGAAAACGCCATTGTATTAATGGTGTGGCATTAAAATTTATTCCTGAGAAGAAATAA
- a CDS encoding M48 family metallopeptidase, giving the protein MKLKKTLIATGVAAIVLSCATNPFSGKKTMAFVSNDQLFPTSFAQYNQFLSENKVVTGTADANMVTRVGQKIAKAAERYLDANGYQGYLNDYKWEYNLVNDETVNAWCMPGGKIVVYTGILPVTKSEAGLAAVVGHEVAHALANHGQQRMSAAYVQQGVALAGNVALSGDQKSLDIFNQAYGVGSQVGVMLPFSRSHETEADEIGLYLMAIAGYNPDEAAELWKRMNSLGGEAPPEMLSTHPSNESRIANLTALAPKAKAEAAKFEVTSFK; this is encoded by the coding sequence ATGAAACTGAAAAAAACACTTATAGCTACAGGAGTAGCCGCGATTGTACTTTCGTGTGCTACAAATCCATTTTCAGGAAAGAAAACGATGGCGTTTGTTTCTAACGATCAATTATTTCCAACGTCTTTTGCACAATACAATCAATTCTTATCAGAGAACAAAGTTGTTACCGGTACAGCCGATGCTAATATGGTAACACGAGTAGGACAAAAGATTGCAAAAGCAGCCGAACGTTATTTAGATGCAAACGGATATCAGGGATATTTAAATGATTATAAATGGGAGTATAATTTAGTAAATGACGAAACAGTTAACGCCTGGTGTATGCCTGGAGGTAAAATTGTAGTGTATACTGGGATTTTACCGGTAACTAAATCTGAAGCAGGTTTGGCGGCAGTAGTAGGACATGAGGTAGCACACGCACTGGCAAACCATGGTCAGCAGCGTATGAGTGCAGCTTATGTTCAGCAAGGTGTGGCATTGGCAGGAAATGTAGCCTTATCTGGAGATCAGAAGTCGTTAGATATTTTCAATCAGGCTTATGGTGTTGGTTCTCAGGTAGGTGTGATGTTGCCTTTTAGTCGTTCGCACGAAACAGAAGCTGATGAGATTGGATTATATTTAATGGCTATAGCCGGTTATAATCCAGATGAAGCAGCAGAATTATGGAAACGCATGAATTCGCTAGGCGGTGAGGCACCACCAGAAATGTTAAGTACACACCCGTCAAATGAATCGCGTATTGCTAACTTAACAGCATTGGCACCTAAAGCAAAAGCGGAAGCTGCTAAATTTGAGGTGACGTCATTTAAGTAA